The Chlamydiales bacterium STE3 genomic interval TCGCTCGCTTTTTCAAGCGTTAAAGACTCCGTTTTGATTTCTTCAGAAGGATCTAACTTCTGTCCAAGAAAATGTAAATTTTTTGCCCAAAAGGCATACATCCGTTCATTGCAAAACCCAGGGGTGGTATAAAAACAATTTAAGCTCTCTATGTAAGAACAGGCATAGCCGGTTTCTTCAAGAAGCTCTCGTTTCGCAGTCTCTACTGGCTGTTCTCCTTTTTCTAAGGTACCAGCAGGCAGTTCTAGCAAAATTTCTCCAGTTGCAATGCGGTAATTGCGTATAAATAAAATTTCGTTCTCATTTAGCAGTGGAAGGATCACAACAGCTCCTGGATGCATGACAACTTCTCGTTGATGCCGCTCCCCATTTCTTGTGATCTGATTCACTAAGTAAAGGTCAATGCGAGACCCTTTAAAAATTTGCTTTGAGCCTTTAAGATGTTCAGGTAAACTAGTATCTAACATAATTTTGGAATATTAAATTACTGCACTTTTATGATCAAGCTAATGGCATTTTTTGGAATTTTATTTGGAATGACTGGCGTCATTTTTGGAGCTTTTGGTGCACATGCATTAAAAGAAAAGTTATCTGCTTCTGCTTTAAACGCTTTTGAAATTGGTGTGCGTTACCAGATGTATCATGCGCTTGCTCTGTTGACAATTGCCTGGTTATTCACTCAATACCCACATTCTCTTATTCAGTATAGTGGCTGGTTAATGATTGTTGGAACCATCATCTTTTCTGGAAGCCTCTACGTTTTAGCGCTTTCTGGCATAAGGATGATTGGTGCTGTCACTCCGGTAGGAGGAATTCTTTTAGTCATTTCATGGTTTTTATTACTCGTGCGTTTATGTCTGAAATAAAAAGTGTTATTTTAAAACTGGGAAAAGAAAAAGCGCTTATCAACCGTCATCATTGGATCTTTTCTGGGGCTATTGAAAAATGGCCGAAACATTGTGATGGGGATGTGTTGCATGTGCTAAGCCATGATAGACAGTTTCTAGGTCTAGCCTATTTCAACAAAAAAGCTGCAATTGCAGGCCGCATGCTTGCTTTCGAAGAAATGGACCCAGAAGAGGCGATTGTAAAAAATTTAAAACAGGCATGCAGTCTAAGGGAAAGCATGTTTGATGAAGAAACTAATGCTTACCGAGTTGTAAATAGTGAAGGTGACTTACTCCCTGGCTTAGTTGTCGATCGCTATAAAAATGTGTTTGTTCTGCAGATATCTACTCTAGGCATGCAGAAGTTCGCACCTATTGTCGTGGAATTTTTTAAAAATAGATACCAACCTTGTTCTATTTTAGAAAAATCAATGGGGCCTGCGAGAAAAGAAGAAGGGCTTGAGCCTGTGCAAAGAACTCTGTTTGGTGAAAAAATAGAAGAAATCATTGTTAAAGAGAATGGCTTGAATATGGCTGTTCGACCTTTTGATGGGCAAAAAACAGGTTTTTTTATCGATCATCGAGAAATGAGGTTATGGATTAGAGAGCTTGCTAAAGGCAGAAAAGTTTTGAATAATTTTAGCTACTCAGGTGGTTTTTCTATC includes:
- a CDS encoding ADP-ribose pyrophosphatase (Product derived from UniProtKB/Swiss-Prot:P54570;Gene name derived from UniProtKB/Swiss-Prot:P54570;EC number derived from UniProtKB/Swiss-Prot:P54570), which produces MLDTSLPEHLKGSKQIFKGSRIDLYLVNQITRNGERHQREVVMHPGAVVILPLLNENEILFIRNYRIATGEILLELPAGTLEKGEQPVETAKRELLEETGYACSYIESLNCFYTTPGFCNERMYAFWAKNLHFLGQKLDPSEEIKTESLTLEKASDYIREGVIKDGKTIATFLYFYNFVLNKKP
- a CDS encoding Ribosomal RNA large subunit methyltransferase I (Product derived from UniProtKB/Swiss-Prot:A1JMW5;Gene name derived from UniProtKB/Swiss-Prot:A1JMW5;EC number derived from UniProtKB/Swiss-Prot:A1JMW5); this encodes MVNDCWNHHLFWKPLRFSAFWHKDDWCCHSGRRNSFSHFMVFITRAFMSEIKSVILKLGKEKALINRHHWIFSGAIEKWPKHCDGDVLHVLSHDRQFLGLAYFNKKAAIAGRMLAFEEMDPEEAIVKNLKQACSLRESMFDEETNAYRVVNSEGDLLPGLVVDRYKNVFVLQISTLGMQKFAPIVVEFFKNRYQPCSILEKSMGPARKEEGLEPVQRTLFGEKIEEIIVKENGLNMAVRPFDGQKTGFFIDHREMRLWIRELAKGRKVLNNFSYSGGFSINALKGKATHVVSVDISKQAIELAKKNVVLNDLDMSRCHFYAEDVFQFLREHPLNYDLVILDPPAFAKKAKDIISACRGYKDINRIAMQKMPPKSLLLSCSCSYYIEEELFQKVLFQAAVEAKRTVKIIGRHRQAMDHPINICHKESDYLKSFLLYIE